A window of the Brassica oleracea var. oleracea cultivar TO1000 chromosome C1, BOL, whole genome shotgun sequence genome harbors these coding sequences:
- the LOC106299585 gene encoding LOW QUALITY PROTEIN: uncharacterized protein LOC106299585 (The sequence of the model RefSeq protein was modified relative to this genomic sequence to represent the inferred CDS: deleted 1 base in 1 codon) yields MVNAPIVRFYSCRGVASEINPHANPFAIFTNDQNRNANAEREKSSSRFQLIRKASKVSPSSILHSMSRTSSHFCDLDLDNEEEEEEEEEEDDNIYYIEEGGTKEGGEQHSEQPQQPPILKKRASRLSIILLDQGLFTVYKRLFVTSLFLNVLALVLAATGRFTYARNRASLFSLANILVLTLCRSEAFLRLIFYLTVKILGHSFVPLRIKTAVTSLLQSLGGIHSGCGVSSIAWLVYALVLTLKDRDNASTAIIAVASAILSLLCLTSLAAFPLVRHLHHNVFERVHRFSGWAALGLVWAFIVLMISYDPISRSYTDNLGSKLIKTQDFWFTLAITIAVVLPWLSVRRVPVDVSSLSGHASLIKFRGGVKSGILGRISPSPLSEWHAFGIISDGKTSHMMLAGAVGDFTKSLVSKPPTHLWVRTVHFAGLPYLVNLYDKVLLVPQVRGFVYFYRLSCSRVRPRIKDYPHQDRIVVHDTAILGRPNVSEMSVKASKKFEAQVVIVTSNPEGSRDVVNACKASGVPAFGPIWDS; encoded by the exons ATGGTAAACGCACCGATCGTTAGATTTTATAGCTGTCGAGGAGTCGCGTCTGAGATAAACCCTCATGCAAACCCTTTTGCTATCTTCACAAATGATCAAAACCGCAACGCAAACGCTGAACGTGAGAAATCAAGCAGCAGGTTTCAACTCATAAGAAAGGCTTCAAAAGTTTCCCCTTCATCCATCCTACACTCCATGAGCCGAACCAGCAGTCACTTCTGCGACTTGGACCTTGACAACGAAGAAGAAGAAGAAGAAGAAGAAGAAGAAGACGACAATATTTACTACATAGAAGAAGGTGGAACCAAGGAAGGAGGCGAACAACACAGTGAGCAACCGCAGCAACCGCCAATTCTAAAGAAACGCGCCTCGAGACTATCAATCATTCTTCTTGATCAAGGATTATTCACCGTTTACAAACGTCTCTTCGTCACTTCACTGTTTCTAAACGTTCTAGCTCTCGTTCTTGCCGCCACGGGACGTTTCACTTACGCTAGAAACAGAGCATCTCTGTTTTCACTCGCCAACATTCTTGTCCTAACTCTCTGCAGAAGCGAAGCCTTCTTGAGACTCATTTTCTACCTAACCGTGAAGATCCTCGGACACTCCTTTGTCCCTCTCCGCATCAAAACCGCGGTCACGTCGCTCTTACAAAGCCTAGGCGGTATCCACAGCGGCTGCGGCGTTTCCTCGATCGCTTGGCTCGTTTACGCGTTGGTTCTCACTCTTAAAGACAGGGACAACGCTTCAACCGCGATCATAGCGGTTGCGTCTGCGATTCTGTCTCTCCTCTGCCTCACTTCCTTGGCCGCGTTTCCACTTGTTCGTCATTTACACCACAACGTCTTTGAACGCGTCCACAGATTCTCCGGTTGGGCTGCTTTGGGCCTTGTTTGGGCGTTTATAGTTCTAATGATCTCTTACGATCCAATATCAAGATCTTACACCGACAATCTCGGCTCGAAACTGATCAAAACGCAAGATTTTTGGTTTACACTAGCGATCACAATCGCGGTTGTGCTCCCTTGGTTGAGTGTGAGACGCGTTCCGGTCGATGTGTCATCTCTATCAGGCCATGCGTCACTGATCAAGTTCAGAGGAGGCGTGAAGTCAGGGATCTTGGGTCGGATAAGTCCATCGCCGTTGTCGGAATGGCACGCTTTTGGGATTATCTCTGATGGTAAGACATCGCACATGATGTTAGCTGGTGCTGTCGGAGACTTCACCAAGTCTTTAGTCTCAAAACCTCCGACACACTTATGGGTCCGAACGGTTCACTTTGCTGGCTTACCCTATCTTGTTAACTTGTATGACAAG GTATTACTTGTG CCACAGGTTCGGGGATTTGTGTATTTTTATCGTTTATCATGCAGCAGAGTAAGGCCGAG GATTAAAGATTATCCTCACCAAGATAGGATCGTAGTTCACGATACTGCGATTTTAGGACGACCGAATGTGTCAGAAATGAGCGTGAAAGCATCCAAGAAGTTTGAAGCTCAGGTTGTGATTGTTACCAGCAATCCTGAAGGAAGTCGTGATGTTGTTAATGCTTGTAAGGCTTCTGGTGTTCCTGCTTTTGGTCCCATTTGGGATTCTTAG